Proteins encoded together in one Mycolicibacter minnesotensis window:
- a CDS encoding alpha/beta hydrolase encodes MQPMADMTRRAALRLGVGAAGAAGLFGAGAAWRPAPSRATGNFYPTLETGSFVSAARGGVETNWIIARPPGQTAALRPVIALHCKDGDAAWVMDLGVEEELAKLTAAGRPPFAVVAVDGGNTYWRRHSSGEDSGAMVLNELIPMLPEKGIDITRVGFMGWSMGGYGALQLGTRLGPSRTAGICAVSPAIYMTYFGAPAGAFDSVDDWRTNSVFNLAPRLAPFPLRVDCGTADSFAYATKSFIGQLNPPPAGGFSPGGHDVSYWQAQLPAQLAWLDS; translated from the coding sequence ATGCAGCCCATGGCTGATATGACCCGCCGGGCTGCTTTGCGCCTCGGGGTCGGTGCCGCGGGGGCAGCGGGACTGTTCGGGGCGGGGGCAGCGTGGCGCCCGGCTCCATCGCGGGCGACCGGAAATTTTTACCCGACCCTCGAGACCGGGTCCTTTGTGTCGGCGGCCCGCGGCGGGGTGGAGACCAACTGGATCATCGCGCGCCCCCCGGGGCAGACCGCTGCGCTGCGGCCGGTGATCGCCCTGCACTGCAAGGACGGCGACGCAGCCTGGGTGATGGATCTGGGCGTGGAAGAGGAGCTGGCGAAGTTGACCGCAGCGGGCCGCCCACCGTTCGCGGTGGTGGCCGTCGACGGCGGCAACACCTACTGGCGCCGGCACAGTTCCGGTGAGGACTCCGGTGCGATGGTTCTCAATGAGCTGATCCCGATGCTGCCCGAGAAGGGCATCGATATCACCCGCGTGGGATTCATGGGCTGGTCGATGGGTGGCTACGGCGCGCTGCAGCTGGGCACCCGGCTGGGCCCGTCGCGCACCGCAGGGATCTGTGCCGTCAGCCCGGCGATCTACATGACCTACTTCGGCGCTCCGGCTGGCGCTTTCGACAGCGTCGACGATTGGCGAACGAACTCGGTCTTCAACCTGGCGCCCAGGCTGGCCCCGTTCCCGCTACGCGTCGACTGCGGGACCGCAGACAGCTTCGCCTATGCGACGAAGAGTTTCATCGGCCAATTGAATCCGCCGCCGGCGGGCGGGTTCTCCCCCGGCGGTCACGACGTGTCCTACTGGCAAGCCCAGCTGCCGGCGCAGCTGGCCTGGCTGGACTCGTGA
- a CDS encoding ABC transporter ATP-binding protein, with amino-acid sequence MGDLRIRELVIEYTAGGGEPIRPIDGLSLDVPAGSLVVVLGPSGCGKTTLLSCLGGILSPTSGQIQFGATEVTALGRRDLTSYRRRTVGIVFQAFNLVPSLTALENVMVPLWAAGWTQWSAQERARDLLARVGLADRTHHRPGRLSGGQQQRVAVARALALDPPLILADEPTAQLDYVRAGEIVQLLRVLAAGDRVVVVATHDTRIVPLADIVVQLSPTAAPARPQQVPVRLGPGSVLLEQGTVEDLIYVVTEGAVEIAPDSAGAGDGLLKIGRPDHYAGELGSMVRIPRSATVRALGEATVVSYTVDAFRQQFGRPPVAEVPNEPAST; translated from the coding sequence GTGGGCGACCTACGGATCCGTGAGCTGGTCATCGAGTACACCGCTGGTGGCGGGGAACCGATCCGTCCCATTGATGGCCTGAGCCTGGACGTTCCGGCGGGTTCGCTGGTGGTGGTGCTCGGTCCCAGCGGCTGCGGCAAAACCACCTTGTTGTCCTGCCTGGGCGGCATCTTGAGCCCCACCAGCGGTCAGATCCAGTTCGGCGCCACCGAGGTGACGGCACTGGGCCGCCGCGACCTGACCTCCTACCGCCGCCGCACCGTCGGAATCGTGTTCCAGGCGTTCAATCTGGTGCCCAGCCTGACCGCCCTGGAGAACGTGATGGTGCCGCTGTGGGCGGCCGGCTGGACCCAGTGGTCGGCCCAAGAACGCGCCCGGGACCTGCTGGCTCGGGTCGGCCTGGCCGACCGGACCCACCACCGGCCCGGCCGGCTCAGCGGCGGCCAACAGCAGCGCGTCGCGGTGGCCCGCGCCCTGGCCCTGGATCCGCCCCTGATCCTGGCCGACGAGCCCACTGCCCAACTGGACTACGTGCGGGCCGGCGAGATCGTGCAACTGCTCCGGGTGCTGGCCGCCGGGGACCGCGTGGTGGTGGTGGCCACCCACGACACCCGAATCGTCCCGCTGGCCGACATCGTCGTGCAGCTGTCGCCAACGGCCGCACCGGCGCGCCCACAGCAGGTGCCGGTTCGGCTGGGACCCGGCTCGGTTCTCCTGGAACAGGGCACCGTCGAGGACCTGATCTATGTCGTCACCGAAGGTGCGGTGGAGATCGCTCCGGATTCGGCCGGTGCCGGTGACGGGCTGCTCAAGATCGGCCGGCCAGACCACTACGCGGGCGAGCTCGGGTCCATGGTGCGGATCCCCCGCTCGGCCACCGTTCGCGCCCTGGGCGAGGCCACCGTGGTGAGCTACACCGTGGATGCGTTCCGTCAACAGTTCGGTCGCCCGCCGGTTGCCGAGGTTCCTAACGAACCGGCATCAACCTGA